The following nucleotide sequence is from Triticum dicoccoides isolate Atlit2015 ecotype Zavitan chromosome 7B, WEW_v2.0, whole genome shotgun sequence.
TGCTTTGGAAAGAAGGGCTATGACATGGAATGCGAATAATTTGACGGTCCAGGATTCCAAGGTAACACTGCTCCGAAACAAAACAGATAAGGGATACTTGAAAGTGTGTCATTTTTAATGGCGTGGAAATGGTGTGGAAGTGGTAGTGTTGGAAAGATTACTTCAAAAGAAGGTGGTAGTAGTTTGAAtcgcctcaatcggagttacggataaaaacttATAAGGTTTTGAAGTTTGAGGGGTTTTTGTATAAAATTCACAGTTTCTATTGAAACAGACGGTTGCGCATTGGACATGAATACAGTTCCCAGAAGGGAAAGCGTAAACATAAAAGATATGCCACCAAACAAGTTAGACAAGAGGGGATGGCTGGCACTGGATTGGTTCACGGATAGAGGTGGGCGGAGGGGGTGACGAGTCCATTTATAGCATCATTTTATACCCTTTATTTTGCACTTAGTGTTAGGATTTTCATGATTTTAATGCATTTATGCACCCTTTATCTGTTTTCATTGGGATTTCATCTACAGAGATATTTTGGGGCACAAGGAAGGAATCTTAAATATATGCAACTGCCCCCACTCCCTCGACAAAACCCCACGGAGTTGCATTCAGGGGAGGGGGGCGACACTTGCAATTGCGTGCCTGGTGGCAGATATGCAACTCCCCCTCCCACTGTGTGAAAGTGTGATAGCCTCGGAGCCACCAATGCATCCCTTGGTTTCTCATTTGTTCGTGTTGCATGCGCGCAAGGAAGACACGCATTGGAGTTGATTTTCACTTTCTGAGAGTGAACTTCAAGCTGGTGAAGACTGAATAGGCAACAGTAGTGTGCACACGTGTGGCGCCTTGGGTGTTGCAATCTTTTTGAAGAGGAGAACTAAAATCCTGAGGTACCGAAAGGAAGGGTATGCTTGCACGCAAAGGTTATGATCTACAATTCAAGATCTTAGCGCAACCTGCATACCTTAGGCGTGCTAGTGTGATAACCTCCGGGCCACGAATGTGTCCCTCGGTTTGTCATGTGTCAGTGTTCAATGCGCGCGGGCAAGACACATCGGAGTTTATTTTCACTTTTCTTAGAGTGAGCTTCATGAGGGTGAAGACCAGTGCCGATTCAAGAAAGAAAATGGAGACTACCGCCACTGGTGAAGACTTAATAGAAAACAGCAGTGTGCACACATGTGGCGCCTCTGGGTGTTACAATCTTAGCCAAGAGGACCAACATGAACTAAAATCCTCAGGTATCGAAAGGGAAGGTATACTTGCGCACAAAGGTTATGATCTACGTACTATAATTAAAGATCTTGGTGCAGCCTGCAGCCTTTGTTGTGATAGTGTGATAACCCCGGAGGATGTGTCCCTCGGTTCATCGTATGTTTGTGTTCCATGTGCGAGCAAAACACATCGGAGTTGATTTTGACGATTTTCCTTTGGGTCTCTGTGATCTTCTTGAAGACAAGCAACATGAATCGAAATCCCGAGGCATCCAAAGGGAATGGAAGAGTATATCCGGAACCAAAAATCACCTGATACGGTTACGATCAACACTTGAAGAGCTCGAGAAGAACCTGCATGCCATTGGTGTGATATGTAAACAATGATCTGGGGTGCATTACCGCACGCCCCAGCCTCCATATATATATACAGCATATGAGTTACAATTAGGATACAACATGTATTGCTTGGGGTATACTCCAAGTCGGCTGGTCTACCGCCGTGTCCTTCTCCAACTCCTTCTCCAACACGCCCCCGCAGTCTGAACCAGGGAGAGAAGCGACGTGAAGACTGGACCTGAATTCTCGGAACACGAGAGTCGGCAGCCCTTTGGTGAATATATCAGCAAATTGCAATGATGAAGGAACATGGAGGACTCGCACAACACCAAGAGCAACTTTCTCAGGGACAAAATGAATATCCAGCTCGATATGTTTAGTACGACGGTGATGCACTGGGTTGGCTGTCATGTAAACAGTACTGACATTGTCACAATAGACAATAGTGGCTGTATGAATAGGGTTATGGAGTTCCTGCAGTAGTTGTCAAACCCAACAAGTTTCAGCAACACATATAGCCACAGCACGGTATTCAGCTTTAGCACTAGAGCGGGACACCGTGGTTTGACGGCGAGAGGACCAACTGATAAGATTGTCTCCAAGATACACACAAAACCCGGAAGTAGAACGTCTGGTGTCTGGGCAACCAGCCCAATCGGCATCCGAATAGGCCACTAAGGAATGTGAGGAAGATCGGTGGAGAACAAGACCGTGAGCAAGAGTGCCTTTAAGGTAACGAAGGACACGTTTGATAAGAGAGAAGTGAGAGTCACGTGGGTCATGCATATGAAGAAAAATCTGTTGAACCGCATAGGCAATCTCAGGTCTAGTTAAGGTGACATACTGAAGGGCGCCGGCAAGGCTGCGATATAAGGAAGGATCAGAAAAAGGGGAGCCTGCAGTGGCAGAAAGCTTGGACTGGGTGTCAATGGGAGTGGAAACAGGATGACAGTCATACATGCCAGCTCGGGAAAGAACATCCAAGATATATTATTTTTGAGAAAGATGAAGACTAGTAGGTGTACGGGTGACAGAGATACCAAGGAAATGATGAAGAGGGCCGAGATCCTTCATGGCAAATTCATGACTAAGAGCAGTAGTGATTGTGGTAAGAAAGATTGGAGAGGAGGCTGTGagaataatatcatcgacatatagaaGAAGATAAGCCATATCGGAACCACGACGAAGAATAAAGAGGGAAGCATCAGACTTAGATTCAACGAAGCCAAGTGAACGTGCATGCGAAGAAAGACGTTGGaaccaagcgcgaggggcttgtttaagaccataaagagatttAAGGAGACGGCAAACATGAGTAGGTCGTTGAGGATCAATGAATCTAGAAGGTTGTTGGCTGTAGACCACCTCCTCGAGATTACCATGAAGAAAAGCGTTTTTGACATCGAGTTGGTGAATAGGCCAGTTGCTAGTTGGAGATAGAGATAGAACGATACGGATGGTGGCAGGTTTCACAACAGGACTAAAGGTCTCATCAAAGTCGATGCCAGGTTGTTGTGAGAAACCTCGAACAACCCAACGAGCTTTGTGgtgagagagagagccatcagaatttaATTTGTGGCGGAAAATCCATTTGCCACTAACTATGTTGGTACCAGGAGGGGGCGGGACAAGAGTCCAGGTCTGGTTGAGAGTGAGGGCATCAAATTCTTCCTGCATGGCATGGCGCCAATTAGGATCACGAAGGGCGGTAAGATAATTGTGAGGAAGGGGGGAAGAGGCTATAGCTGAGAGGTTAAGTTTGTTGGGTCGGCCGGGAAGACGACCGGTTACTGACCGAGTTCGGTGtgtaggaggaggtggtggtgtggGTTGTGGTGCAGGGGAGGGTGGCGGGCTTGGATGGTGGTGTTGGTCAGCCGGTTCAGGAGATGGTGGCGGGCTGGGTGGATGGTGTGGTTCAGGGGAGGGTGCAGGGGAGGGTGGCGGGCTAATGTGGTGGTGATGATCTGTCGGGGCAGATTGGGATGCGTGTTGTGGTGGAGCAGGAAAGACAGGATCAAATAGATCAGGTTCAGGAGGTGTAGACGTAGGTGTAGGAGGGGTCGAGGCATAGGGGAAGGTGTTCTCGTCAAAGATGACATGTCGAGAGATAATAACACGTCGTGTAGCAAGGTCTAGGCATCTATATCCTTTGTGGCGAGGAGGGTAACCAAGGAAGACACATTTTGTAGAGCGAGGAGATAGTTTGTTGGGGGAGGTGGCAATGGTGTTTGGGTAGCATAGGCAGCCGAAAACGCGAAGAGTGTCGTAGGGAGGAGTGGTGCCATATAGGTTTTCGAAGGGTGTAGAGAAGGAGGTGGCTGAGGTAGGTCGGATGGTGTGGCCGCGCCGTCGCCGGTGACATGGTGGGTGAGGCCATAGCGACCGAGGGCAACGAGAACCAGCTCGCGCCACTTGATGTAGTTGGATTCATGGAGGTCTAGGGTTATGGCGACATTAGGTTTGAGGGAAGCGACATATGAGGGGTTTGGGGTGGTGGCTGGGGCTTTGCCTGACTCGGCGAGGCGCCGGTCAAGCTCTTCTTGGCGAGTTCGGAGAAGGGACTCGCGTTCCTTGAGCTCGGCTTCGAGTTTCTGGAGTTCGGCGGCTGAAGCAATGGGAAGGGATCGAGAGTTGGATCGGGGAGGCTAGGGTTTAGGGAGATCGTGGCCCGGTGTCTGATACCATGTAAACAATGATCTGGGGTGCATTACCGCACACCCCAGCCTCCANNNNNNNNNNNNNNNNNNNNNNNNNNNNNNNNNNNNNNNNNNNNNNNNNNNNNNNNNNNNNNNNNNNNNNNNNNNNNNNNNNNNNNNNNNNNNNNNNNNNNNNNNNNNNNNNNNNNNNNNNNNNNNNNNNNNNNNNNNNNNNNNNNNNNNNNNNNNNNNNNNNNNNNNNNNNNNNNNNNNNNNNNNNNNNNNNNNNNNNNCAATTAGGATACAACATGTATTGCTTGGGGTATACTCCAAGTCGGCTGGTCTACCGCCGTGTCCTTCTCCAACTCCTTCTCCAACATGATAGTTTGACGACAACCTCCGAGCAACCTCAGTTGATCATGCGTTTGTGTTCCATGCGTGAACAAAATGCATCGGAGTTGATTATTTTGTACTTCGTGAGATTTGTGATGAGAGTTGAAAGACAACAGCAGTCTGCCATGGAAATGGAACAAAAGCCTTCGCTTTGCTTTGCTTTAATCCGTTGATCGATTGGTGTATGTACACTTGAGGGTTTGGACAGGATCAGAATGATCCTCCAAAAAAGACTAGACTACGCTACACTAGCTAGGGCATTGGATTGGATCAACATTCAACAGCAGGTCTGGGTCTGGATGTTGAGGAGCGCGACCCTGGTGTGCAGGATGCTGCGGAACACCTTGTCGCTGCCGCTCTCGATCTCGGCGGCGCacgcctcgacctcctccagccgcTCCAGGGCGGCCACCTCCTTGTCCTCGTCGGAGGAGGCCTTGGCCCGCATGACGAGGGCCCTAAGCGAGGACGCCGCGGTGGTCTtcttggaggtggcggcggcggacacggCCTCGACGGAGGAGAACACAGCGGAGGACGCGCACGCCGCGGTGGCCACGGCCTCGGCGAGCACCCCGGACACCTCGACCTCGGCCGCGCTGGTGGACGCGGAGGGCGTGGGGAACTTGGCCGCCACGCGCAcggaggcggcgaggcgggccAGATCCTTCTCGGCGCGGCGCAGGGACCGGACCGCGGAGGCCAGCCTGCTGTCGTCGCGGCGACGGAGCGCGGTCTGCGCCTCGGCGGCGTGGGcacggagctcgaggagcgactcctGGAACGCGCCGTGCGCGTCGGCGAGGTTCAGGAAGCCGTCGAGGAGGCAGTCGGCGGTGTTGGACCCGCTGTGGAGCGCGGCGCGGGCCTCCGGGAGGAGCAGGAGCTCGGCGAGCGCGGCGTGGAGCGCGTCGAGGCGGGCGAGGCCGGTGGACGGCGAGGAGGGCGCGGCGATCCAGGCGCGGACGGCGGAGATTTGGGCGGCGAGGTGGGAGAGGAGCGGGTGGGAGTGGCAGGGGAGCGAGACGGAGCGGACGTGGTAGGCCGCGGCGCGGGCCCTGGAGGCGCGCGCCGGGCTGAGCGGGAAGGAGATGGAGCGGCCGAAGCTGGGCGCCATTGCTGCTGCCGGAGCTAGCTAGCTGGAGATGGTTGACTCGGTGCTGCTGCTTGCGCTTGATTGCTGTGATGAATGATGAGAGGGATGGGGTAGCGTGGGGTATATAAGGGGGGAGCGCGGGCGCCGGCCATGGAGCTGGAGCGACACGGTGGGTGGGGACTGGGGAGAGCGCGTGCGCCGATGGCATCGCGGCGCGTCTGTGGCTCTGTGCATGTGCACGTCTGGGCGGTTGGTGGCGAGAGGGAGACAG
It contains:
- the LOC119340422 gene encoding uncharacterized protein LOC119340422, translated to MAPSFGRSISFPLSPARASRARAAAYHVRSVSLPCHSHPLLSHLAAQISAVRAWIAAPSSPSTGLARLDALHAALAELLLLPEARAALHSGSNTADCLLDGFLNLADAHGAFQESLLELRAHAAEAQTALRRRDDSRLASAVRSLRRAEKDLARLAASVRVAAKFPTPSASTSAAEVEVSGVLAEAVATAACASSAVFSSVEAVSAAATSKKTTAASSLRALVMRAKASSDEDKEVAALERLEEVEACAAEIESGSDKVFRSILHTRVALLNIQTQTCC